In Desulfovibrio inopinatus DSM 10711, the following are encoded in one genomic region:
- the aprA gene encoding adenylyl-sulfate reductase subunit alpha gives MPKIPMNEAAKGVALAEPEVIEQDVDILLVGGGMGNCGVAFEACRWIEKAGGKDKIKLMLLDKAAMERSGAVAQGLSAINTYIGENDPDDYVRMVRTDLMGLVREDLIFDLGRHVDDSVHLFEEWGLPCWVKGEDGHNLDGAQAKAKGKALRNGDAPVRSGRWQIMINGESYKCIVAEAAKNALGEDRYMERVFIVKLLLDAKEPNRIAGAVGFSTRENKIFIFKTNAMVVACGGAVNVYRPRSTGEGMGRAWYPVWNAGSTYTMCARAGAEMTMMENRFVPARFKDGYGPVGAWFLLFKAKATNAAGEDYCVTNKAMLAPYEKRGYAKGHIIPTCLRNHMMLREMREGRGPIYMDTATALQNTFKELNAEQQKHLESEAWEDFLDMCVGQANLWAAMNIEPEKSGSEIMPTEPYLLGSHSGCCGIWTSGPDEDWVPDEYKVKADNGKVYNRMTTVNGLFTCADGVGASGHKFSSGSHAEGRIVGKQMVRWVVDHADYKPTIAEKAADLAKEIYAPWYRFEEFKGASTDPIVNPNFLSPKNFMMRLVKCTDEYGGGVATYYTTSDTLLKTGFMLLDMLEEDSRKLAARDLHELMRCWEQFHRLWTVRLHMQHINFREESRYPGFYYRGDFLGLDDAKWKCFVNSKYDPAKGETTIFKRAYYQIIPD, from the coding sequence ATGCCGAAGATTCCTATGAATGAGGCGGCCAAAGGTGTGGCCCTGGCCGAACCCGAAGTTATCGAACAGGACGTAGACATTCTGCTGGTCGGCGGTGGCATGGGTAACTGTGGTGTTGCCTTCGAAGCCTGCCGTTGGATCGAAAAAGCCGGTGGAAAAGATAAAATCAAACTGATGCTGCTCGACAAAGCCGCCATGGAACGTTCCGGCGCTGTCGCTCAGGGTCTGTCCGCCATCAACACCTACATAGGTGAAAACGATCCCGACGATTACGTCCGCATGGTCCGCACCGACCTGATGGGCCTGGTCCGCGAAGACTTGATCTTCGACTTGGGCCGCCACGTCGACGATTCCGTTCACTTGTTCGAAGAATGGGGTCTTCCTTGCTGGGTTAAAGGCGAAGACGGTCACAACCTCGACGGTGCCCAGGCTAAAGCCAAAGGCAAAGCCCTGCGCAACGGCGACGCTCCTGTCCGTTCCGGCCGCTGGCAGATCATGATCAACGGTGAATCCTACAAGTGCATCGTTGCTGAAGCCGCCAAGAACGCTTTGGGTGAAGATCGTTACATGGAACGCGTTTTCATCGTGAAACTGCTCCTGGACGCCAAAGAACCCAACCGCATCGCTGGTGCCGTTGGTTTCTCCACCCGCGAAAACAAAATATTCATCTTCAAAACCAACGCGATGGTTGTTGCCTGCGGCGGCGCCGTTAACGTTTACCGTCCCCGTTCCACCGGTGAAGGTATGGGTCGCGCTTGGTATCCGGTCTGGAACGCTGGTTCCACCTACACCATGTGCGCTCGCGCTGGTGCTGAAATGACCATGATGGAAAACCGCTTCGTCCCCGCCCGTTTTAAAGATGGTTACGGTCCGGTCGGCGCTTGGTTCCTCCTGTTCAAAGCCAAAGCCACCAACGCTGCTGGTGAAGACTACTGTGTCACCAACAAAGCCATGCTGGCTCCTTACGAAAAACGCGGCTACGCCAAAGGTCACATCATCCCGACCTGCTTGCGTAACCACATGATGCTTCGCGAAATGCGCGAAGGTCGCGGCCCCATCTACATGGACACCGCCACCGCCCTGCAGAACACCTTCAAGGAACTCAATGCTGAACAGCAGAAGCACCTTGAAAGCGAAGCTTGGGAAGACTTCCTCGACATGTGTGTTGGCCAGGCCAACCTTTGGGCAGCCATGAACATCGAGCCTGAAAAGAGCGGCTCTGAAATCATGCCCACGGAACCCTACCTCCTCGGCTCCCACTCCGGTTGCTGCGGTATCTGGACTTCCGGCCCCGACGAAGATTGGGTTCCCGACGAATACAAAGTTAAAGCCGACAACGGTAAAGTCTACAACCGTATGACCACCGTCAACGGCCTGTTCACCTGCGCTGACGGCGTTGGCGCTTCCGGTCACAAGTTCTCCTCCGGTTCGCACGCTGAAGGCCGTATTGTTGGTAAGCAGATGGTTCGCTGGGTTGTCGACCATGCCGACTACAAGCCCACCATCGCTGAAAAGGCTGCCGATCTGGCCAAAGAAATCTACGCTCCTTGGTACCGCTTTGAAGAGTTCAAGGGCGCTTCCACTGACCCGATCGTCAACCCGAACTTCTTGTCGCCCAAGAACTTCATGATGCGCCTTGTTAAGTGCACCGATGAATACGGCGGTGGTGTTGCTACTTACTACACCACTTCCGACACGCTGCTCAAAACCGGCTTCATGCTTCTCGACATGCTCGAAGAAGACTCCCGTAAGCTGGCTGCTCGTGACTTGCACGAACTGATGCGTTGCTGGGAACAGTTCCACCGTCTGTGGACCGTTCGTTTGCACATGCAGCACATCAACTTCCGTGAAGAATCCCGTTACCCGGGCTTCTACTACCGCGGTGACTTCCTGGGCCTGGACGACGCCAAGTGGAAATGCTTCGTCAATTCCAAGTACGATCCGGCCAAGGGCGAAACCACGATCTTCAAGCGCGCCTACTACCAGATCATCCCCGACTAA
- the sat gene encoding sulfate adenylyltransferase translates to MSKLVPPHGGKGLVIKLLEGAEREAELKKAEGLKKLEITPREKGDLIMLGTGGFSPLEGFMTKADWKGVCEKFLLADGTFWPVPVTLSASTEDTADVKEGDEVALVIGGEIMATLKVTEKWEKSEADKKWECELVYKGQGEESADDKFWEIAMEDHPGVKMVMAEKPVCLAGPVKVLSEAEFPEKFKGVYLRPAELRAMMDERGWADVAALQLRNPMHRSHEFLAKIAIEVCDGVVIHSLIGNLKPGDIPADVRVKCIDILCKHYFVEKNVIQAGYPLDMRYAGPREGLLHATFRQNYGISKMIIGRDHAGVGDFYGLFEAQEIFDRIPYNTPEEACKVEPGKALVCQPLKIDWTFYCFKCDGMASLRTCPHTKEDRVILSGTKLRKALSEGADIPDHFGREEVLVELRAYYEGLTEKVEVKMQGAASGEVMK, encoded by the coding sequence ATGTCCAAGCTCGTTCCCCCGCATGGCGGAAAAGGCCTCGTCATCAAATTGCTCGAAGGCGCCGAACGTGAAGCCGAACTGAAAAAAGCCGAAGGCCTCAAAAAGCTGGAAATCACTCCTCGTGAAAAGGGTGACCTCATCATGCTCGGCACCGGTGGCTTCTCGCCCCTGGAAGGCTTCATGACCAAGGCCGACTGGAAGGGTGTTTGCGAAAAGTTCTTGTTGGCCGACGGAACCTTCTGGCCCGTTCCGGTTACCCTGTCCGCTAGCACGGAAGACACTGCTGACGTGAAAGAAGGCGACGAAGTCGCTTTGGTTATCGGCGGCGAAATCATGGCCACTTTGAAAGTGACTGAAAAGTGGGAAAAGAGCGAAGCCGATAAAAAATGGGAATGCGAACTGGTCTACAAAGGCCAGGGCGAAGAATCCGCCGATGACAAGTTCTGGGAAATCGCCATGGAAGACCATCCGGGCGTTAAAATGGTCATGGCTGAAAAGCCCGTTTGCTTGGCCGGTCCCGTTAAAGTTCTGTCCGAAGCTGAATTCCCCGAAAAGTTCAAAGGCGTTTACCTCCGCCCCGCCGAACTGCGCGCCATGATGGACGAACGTGGCTGGGCCGACGTTGCCGCTCTGCAGCTGCGTAACCCCATGCACCGCTCCCACGAATTCCTGGCCAAAATCGCCATTGAAGTCTGCGACGGCGTTGTCATTCACTCCCTGATCGGCAACCTGAAACCCGGCGACATCCCGGCTGACGTTCGTGTGAAATGCATCGACATTCTCTGCAAGCACTACTTCGTTGAAAAGAACGTCATTCAGGCTGGTTACCCCCTGGATATGCGTTACGCCGGTCCCCGCGAAGGTCTGCTGCACGCTACCTTCCGTCAGAACTACGGCATCTCCAAAATGATCATCGGTCGTGACCACGCTGGTGTTGGTGACTTCTACGGTCTGTTCGAAGCCCAAGAAATCTTCGATCGCATTCCGTACAACACCCCTGAAGAAGCCTGCAAAGTCGAACCCGGCAAGGCTCTGGTTTGCCAGCCCCTGAAGATCGACTGGACCTTCTACTGCTTCAAGTGCGACGGCATGGCCTCCCTGCGCACCTGCCCCCACACCAAGGAAGACCGCGTCATCCTGTCGGGCACCAAGCTGCGTAAAGCCCTCTCCGAAGGCGCCGACATTCCCGATCACTTCGGTCGTGAAGAAGTTCTCGTTGAACTGCGTGCCTACTACGAAGGCCTGACCGAAAAAGTCGAAGTCAAGATGCAGGGTGCTGCTTCTGGCGAAGTCATGAAATAA
- the aprB gene encoding adenylyl-sulfate reductase subunit beta, producing MPTFVDPSKCDGCKGGEKTACMYICPNDLMILDPEEMRAYNQEPEACWECYSCVKICPQGAIEARPYADFAPMGGTSIPMRSADSIMWTVKFRNGNIKRFKFPIRTTAEGSIKPYDGKPEPGDLDSELLFTETELKQPKEVLGKKFDIDDSSTSQCWQDLPCE from the coding sequence ATGCCTACGTTTGTTGATCCGAGCAAGTGCGACGGGTGCAAAGGCGGCGAAAAGACCGCATGCATGTACATTTGCCCCAACGACCTCATGATCCTCGATCCCGAGGAAATGCGGGCTTACAATCAGGAACCCGAAGCTTGCTGGGAATGCTACTCCTGCGTCAAGATTTGCCCCCAGGGCGCCATTGAAGCCCGCCCCTATGCTGACTTCGCTCCCATGGGCGGCACCAGCATTCCGATGCGTAGCGCCGATTCCATCATGTGGACGGTCAAATTCCGCAACGGTAACATCAAACGCTTCAAGTTCCCCATCCGTACCACTGCTGAAGGTTCCATCAAGCCTTACGATGGCAAGCCCGAACCCGGCGACTTGGACTCCGAACTGCTGTTCACGGAAACCGAACTGAAGCAGCCTAAAGAAGTTCTTGGCAAAAAGTTCGACATCGACGATTCCAGCACCTCCCAGTGCTGGCAAGATCTGCCCTGCGAATAA
- the metG gene encoding methionine--tRNA ligase: MRPFFLSTPIYYVNAKPHLGHAYTTILADCVARFHRLRGDNVFFLTGVDEHGDKIVQAAEKAGQTPKEYCDAISTLFQDLLPTLGVSNDHFVRTTDEQHKAIVQKALQKVYDKGDIYFGEYGGHYCFGCERFYTEKELTEDGLCPDHLVKPEYIAEKNYFFRMSKYQNGLLEHIRNNPDFIRPERYRNEVISLLESGALDDLCISRPKSRLTWGVELPFDENFVTYVWFDALMNYISVLEWPEGQAFSDYWPGAQHLVAKDILKPHAVFWPTMLMAMDVPLYNHLNVHGYWLVRDTKMSKSIGNVIEPADMVERYGLAGFRYFLMREMTFGQDSSFSEEALIMRFNADLANDLGNLFNRSLAMTKKYFDGVVPQAGPLQDVDNELIALCRQSIENCQRLCLRFQFAKGLEALWELVRGLNKYIDVTAPWALAKAQDMERLGTVMYTLLEGMRKVAVHLWPIMPEKSLTMLSLLGITFDPIKADIESEIESFGGLAVGTAIQPGGNLFPRIDVKKDEEPAAKQKKAEKKTKKAASTPQVDTEGVVEFEDFAKLDFRVGTVVSAEPVKKADKLLLVRIDIGESEPRQVVAGIAEYWKPEALVGKQVTMVANLKPRKLRGEISHGMILAVKKEDDLMLLQPTGEVPNGSRVS; the protein is encoded by the coding sequence ATGCGCCCCTTTTTTCTGTCCACCCCAATTTATTATGTGAATGCCAAGCCGCATTTGGGCCATGCCTATACGACAATTTTGGCCGATTGCGTTGCACGTTTCCATCGGTTGCGCGGCGATAATGTTTTTTTTCTCACCGGTGTCGATGAGCATGGAGACAAAATCGTTCAAGCTGCAGAGAAGGCAGGCCAGACACCAAAAGAATATTGTGATGCGATAAGCACGTTGTTTCAAGATTTGTTACCCACGCTTGGCGTCTCAAATGATCACTTTGTCCGGACAACGGATGAGCAACATAAGGCCATTGTCCAGAAAGCGTTACAAAAAGTGTATGACAAAGGTGATATCTATTTTGGGGAATACGGTGGACACTACTGTTTCGGTTGTGAACGTTTCTATACGGAAAAAGAGCTGACCGAAGATGGATTGTGTCCTGATCATCTCGTGAAACCCGAGTATATTGCGGAGAAAAACTATTTCTTCCGGATGTCTAAATATCAGAATGGGTTGTTAGAACACATTCGCAACAATCCTGACTTCATTCGACCCGAGCGGTATCGCAATGAAGTTATCAGCCTGCTTGAAAGTGGTGCCTTGGATGATTTGTGCATTTCTCGGCCGAAAAGTCGTCTGACCTGGGGCGTTGAGCTGCCTTTTGATGAAAATTTCGTTACCTATGTTTGGTTCGATGCGTTGATGAACTATATTTCGGTCCTTGAGTGGCCGGAGGGTCAAGCTTTTTCCGATTATTGGCCTGGAGCACAGCATCTTGTCGCCAAAGATATTCTCAAACCCCATGCCGTGTTTTGGCCGACTATGTTGATGGCTATGGACGTGCCATTGTACAACCATCTCAATGTTCATGGATATTGGCTGGTACGTGACACGAAGATGTCCAAGTCGATTGGAAATGTTATTGAACCGGCTGATATGGTTGAGCGATACGGGCTTGCCGGATTCCGCTATTTTTTAATGCGTGAAATGACATTCGGTCAGGATTCGAGTTTTTCCGAAGAAGCCTTGATCATGCGCTTTAATGCTGACCTTGCCAATGACTTGGGCAACTTGTTCAATCGTTCACTGGCCATGACGAAAAAATATTTTGATGGTGTAGTACCGCAGGCCGGGCCTTTGCAGGATGTAGATAATGAACTCATCGCACTGTGCCGGCAGTCGATTGAAAATTGCCAACGCTTGTGTCTCCGATTTCAGTTCGCCAAGGGATTGGAAGCACTGTGGGAACTGGTACGCGGCCTGAATAAATATATTGATGTGACTGCACCGTGGGCGTTAGCGAAAGCTCAAGATATGGAACGCCTCGGGACGGTGATGTATACTTTACTGGAAGGCATGCGAAAGGTAGCCGTGCACTTGTGGCCAATTATGCCCGAAAAGAGCCTGACGATGTTGTCGCTTCTTGGCATTACCTTCGATCCGATCAAAGCCGATATTGAATCGGAAATTGAGTCTTTTGGCGGTCTCGCCGTTGGCACAGCGATTCAACCTGGGGGGAATCTCTTTCCGCGAATTGACGTAAAGAAAGACGAGGAACCCGCAGCGAAGCAGAAGAAAGCCGAGAAAAAGACCAAGAAGGCCGCCTCGACTCCGCAAGTTGATACAGAGGGGGTGGTTGAGTTTGAAGATTTTGCCAAACTGGATTTCCGTGTGGGGACGGTAGTTTCTGCTGAACCTGTGAAAAAAGCAGACAAGCTTCTTTTGGTCCGGATCGACATTGGTGAATCCGAACCTCGCCAGGTGGTGGCCGGTATTGCTGAATATTGGAAACCGGAAGCGCTTGTCGGGAAGCAGGTCACTATGGTGGCCAACCTCAAGCCACGGAAGTTACGTGGTGAAATTTCCCATGGCATGATTCTCGCGGTGAAGAAAGAAGACGACTTGATGCTTTTACAACCAACTGGTGAAGTTCCGAATGGTTCACGCGTCTCCTAA
- a CDS encoding aconitate hydratase, translating to MPQNITQKIISSHLVSGEMKPGTEIGLKIDQTLTQDATGTMAYLQFEAIGLPRVQTDLSVSYVDHNTLQMGFRNPDDHQYLRTIAEKYGIVFSRAGTGICHQLHLENFAKPGTTLIGSDSHTPTAGGVGAMAMGAGGLSVALAMAGEPYSIPMPKVVKIHLTGELKGWAQGKDVILYLLGLLTVKGGVGKVMEYGGPGVASLSVPERATITNMGAELGATTSIFPSDDVTRDFFTKMGRSQDFVELVADEGAEYDEIIEVDLSTIEPLAAAPHMPDVMKTVRELAGLKVDQSAIGSCTNSSYADLKSVALLLRDKHITPQTDLLISPGSKQVMKMLAAENLIEPLMDAGARILECTCGPCIGMGGSPVSKGVSVRTFNRNFEGRSGTQDGQVYLTSPLVAAMCAIRGEFSDPATWGEAPAKVELPDTVPSIRDQFIFPPDDGTVVEIRRGPNIVALEQFDAAPETLEVKVAIKVGDNITTDHILPAGAQITALRSNIPAISKYIFSRVDEEFQSRIENIDNAVIVGGENYGQGSSREHAALGPRHLGVRAVVTKSLARIHRANLVNFGIFPLLFVNKDDYDAIGQDDTLTIPVAGITAGSTVTATTSTGKSIELTNDLSEKELSIIKAGGLLNAVRQARSES from the coding sequence ATGCCCCAGAACATCACGCAAAAGATTATTTCCTCTCACCTTGTCAGTGGCGAAATGAAGCCCGGGACCGAAATCGGGCTGAAAATTGACCAGACTTTGACACAAGATGCCACGGGCACCATGGCCTATCTTCAGTTTGAGGCGATTGGTCTCCCCCGCGTCCAGACAGATCTTTCTGTCAGCTATGTTGACCACAACACCCTGCAAATGGGTTTCCGCAATCCCGACGATCACCAGTATCTGCGCACGATCGCTGAGAAATACGGCATTGTCTTCTCTCGCGCCGGGACGGGGATTTGCCACCAGCTTCACCTTGAAAATTTTGCTAAGCCTGGCACGACGCTTATCGGTTCTGATTCCCATACTCCCACCGCTGGTGGTGTCGGCGCCATGGCCATGGGAGCCGGTGGACTGTCTGTTGCTTTGGCTATGGCCGGAGAACCCTACTCCATCCCCATGCCGAAAGTAGTCAAAATTCATTTGACCGGTGAACTCAAAGGTTGGGCTCAAGGCAAAGATGTTATCTTGTACTTGCTGGGCCTGCTGACCGTAAAAGGCGGCGTTGGCAAAGTTATGGAGTATGGCGGACCGGGTGTTGCCAGCTTGAGTGTCCCTGAACGCGCCACCATTACCAATATGGGCGCAGAGCTTGGCGCAACCACATCAATCTTCCCCAGCGATGACGTCACCCGTGACTTTTTCACAAAAATGGGCCGTTCTCAGGATTTTGTCGAACTCGTTGCTGACGAAGGCGCCGAGTATGATGAAATCATTGAAGTTGATCTTTCAACGATCGAACCTCTGGCAGCAGCTCCGCACATGCCCGACGTCATGAAAACCGTGCGCGAACTGGCTGGCCTCAAGGTCGACCAATCAGCTATCGGCTCTTGCACGAACTCGTCGTATGCCGATCTCAAATCTGTTGCCCTTTTGCTGCGTGACAAGCACATTACTCCCCAAACGGACCTGCTGATCAGCCCGGGCTCAAAGCAAGTCATGAAAATGTTGGCCGCAGAAAATCTCATTGAGCCGCTGATGGATGCGGGCGCTCGCATTCTCGAATGTACTTGTGGCCCCTGTATCGGTATGGGTGGTTCACCTGTTTCGAAAGGCGTGTCCGTGCGGACCTTCAACCGTAACTTCGAAGGTCGTTCTGGCACACAAGATGGCCAAGTCTATCTGACCAGCCCGCTGGTTGCCGCCATGTGTGCCATTCGTGGCGAATTTTCCGATCCAGCCACGTGGGGGGAAGCTCCTGCTAAAGTCGAACTTCCCGACACTGTGCCCAGCATTCGCGATCAGTTCATCTTCCCTCCCGACGACGGTACGGTGGTTGAAATCCGCCGCGGTCCCAACATCGTGGCCTTGGAACAATTCGATGCCGCTCCGGAAACCCTTGAAGTCAAAGTGGCCATTAAAGTCGGCGATAATATCACCACGGACCACATTCTTCCGGCTGGCGCACAGATCACAGCCTTGCGGTCAAATATCCCGGCGATCAGCAAGTACATCTTCAGCCGAGTGGATGAAGAATTCCAGAGCCGTATCGAAAACATCGACAACGCCGTTATCGTCGGTGGCGAAAACTACGGACAGGGATCAAGCCGTGAGCACGCAGCTCTTGGCCCCCGCCACCTTGGTGTTCGAGCTGTTGTCACGAAGTCTTTGGCTCGAATCCACCGGGCCAACCTGGTCAACTTTGGTATTTTCCCTCTGCTCTTTGTCAATAAAGATGACTACGATGCCATCGGACAAGATGATACCTTGACCATCCCCGTTGCTGGCATCACCGCAGGTAGTACGGTAACTGCGACGACCAGCACAGGCAAAAGCATTGAGCTGACGAACGACCTGAGTGAAAAAGAGCTGTCCATCATCAAAGCCGGTGGCCTGCTCAATGCGGTTCGCCAAGCACGATCTGAGTCCTAA
- a CDS encoding sugar transferase yields the protein MMKVSGALSEDQAYGYEERQSSTTKGDILFHPPENQDGGKMDPHEWGIELVNRGFAALCLILAAPIMMCIALLIYLQKSGPIFYAGPRLGKNKKEFQIYKFRTLPVDVNKRIGDSIVGRRLDFIPSFSWFLRESRLDELPQLLNIVRGDMRFIGPRPERYEVYKRCLSITDYALRYKVKPGLLGISQLLTPSETPKRYRARLDNEFHVRRKRLYSPAKTVWLILKTIALMGSKVLHRGWVYFSVDVVQSKILRKETHRRFYYRIEHGDAPMSLYTCADSRQRVENEAVLEDINEACLLMSLNAPLNQGEEYCFFMRIFFKRMGKSKTKTAVCRFVGYRSERAPNAPYKYTYVVDYEAMSPFNQYIIDKYFLKKSLA from the coding sequence ATGATGAAAGTATCTGGTGCTCTGTCTGAAGATCAGGCTTATGGCTATGAAGAAAGGCAATCAAGTACAACAAAAGGTGATATCCTATTTCATCCGCCGGAAAATCAAGATGGCGGCAAAATGGATCCGCACGAATGGGGCATAGAGCTTGTAAACAGAGGGTTTGCAGCGTTATGTCTTATACTGGCTGCACCAATCATGATGTGTATTGCTCTGCTGATTTATCTGCAAAAAAGCGGTCCTATTTTTTATGCTGGGCCTCGGTTAGGAAAGAATAAAAAGGAATTTCAAATTTATAAGTTTCGAACATTGCCGGTTGATGTCAATAAACGCATCGGAGATTCCATTGTTGGTCGGCGTTTGGATTTTATTCCTTCCTTTTCCTGGTTTCTCCGTGAATCTCGCCTCGACGAACTCCCACAACTGCTGAATATTGTGCGTGGTGATATGCGGTTTATTGGACCACGACCGGAACGGTATGAAGTCTATAAACGATGCCTTTCCATCACAGACTATGCGTTGCGATATAAGGTTAAACCCGGTCTCCTCGGTATTTCCCAATTACTGACCCCATCGGAAACTCCTAAGCGCTATCGGGCACGACTTGACAATGAATTCCATGTCCGTCGGAAGCGGCTTTATTCACCGGCTAAAACCGTTTGGCTTATTCTCAAAACAATTGCGTTGATGGGGTCAAAAGTACTCCACCGTGGGTGGGTGTATTTTTCTGTCGATGTTGTACAGAGTAAAATTTTGCGGAAAGAGACGCATCGACGTTTTTATTACCGCATTGAGCATGGCGATGCGCCGATGTCGTTGTATACCTGCGCCGATTCTCGGCAACGTGTTGAGAATGAAGCTGTATTAGAAGATATCAATGAGGCGTGCTTATTAATGAGCCTTAATGCGCCACTCAATCAGGGAGAAGAATACTGCTTTTTTATGCGTATTTTTTTCAAGCGCATGGGGAAATCGAAAACGAAGACAGCGGTCTGTCGTTTCGTTGGGTATCGAAGTGAGCGTGCTCCCAATGCACCGTACAAGTACACCTATGTTGTGGATTATGAAGCCATGTCGCCTTTTAATCAGTACATAATTGATAAATATTTCCTCAAAAAATCTTTAGCCTGA
- a CDS encoding peptidylprolyl isomerase, translated as MLDFMRKNAQSWVIKILFAIIILAFIFIYTGNYGNNRASVVAYINDVPITVKEYRENYQRSLESVRQQNPGIDQNILEQNGFGWQVFNRMVGASLVSWQANKLGITVTNKQVIDKITTMEAFAGKDGKFDKTIYEQLLRVNNLTPGEFENSIRREILLERMADLLTLPAMVSEEHARELFDFSAEKAQISYLAFNADDYKKDVLVTDEDITSYYEDNKKNFETEPKVQIDYINFNPEVLAKPENVTDEAIKTRYEENKEEYRHGEMAKAAHILYILPPGATEADEQKAREELKTLSERLAKGEDFASLIPKDQGADKRIVGSELGWFSKGDMVPEFEEAAFALKPGEVSKPVKTQFGLHIIKLEDLRPAGITPLEDVADEIRQDIALNAAADEMSNLLDAVQEDVVVAGSSLEKAAQDHGLKVEKTELFTQNQPPANLELEDEAVTALFDMEQGEVTDLPLATKKGFIIADVVKVQPATIPPLDEVRDAVKEQILESKGKELATEKANAMAKTIADSGLPSDESAKLTTPPAFGRQGFISGLGVMPDLANAVFAPELKVGSWLPQTYGTPTGAIVARLDERIPPTEEQWETAKAQWMETLRARKREELFTSLIESLKDSANIEMVNAEVLGPLPPSVDTNGNS; from the coding sequence ATGCTCGATTTCATGCGTAAAAACGCACAATCTTGGGTCATCAAGATCCTCTTCGCGATTATTATCCTTGCTTTTATTTTTATTTACACAGGAAATTACGGAAATAACCGTGCATCGGTCGTAGCATACATTAACGATGTCCCCATTACGGTAAAAGAATACCGCGAGAATTATCAACGCAGCCTAGAATCTGTACGACAACAAAACCCAGGAATTGACCAAAACATCCTCGAACAAAATGGATTTGGTTGGCAGGTTTTCAACCGTATGGTGGGTGCTTCACTAGTTTCCTGGCAGGCCAATAAACTCGGCATCACGGTCACGAATAAACAAGTTATCGATAAGATAACGACCATGGAAGCCTTTGCCGGGAAGGATGGAAAATTCGACAAAACCATCTACGAGCAACTTCTTCGCGTAAATAACCTGACGCCAGGTGAGTTTGAGAATAGCATTCGACGTGAGATTCTTCTTGAACGTATGGCCGATTTGCTCACCTTGCCGGCCATGGTCAGCGAAGAACATGCCCGGGAACTTTTTGATTTCAGCGCAGAAAAAGCACAAATTTCATACCTCGCTTTTAATGCCGACGACTACAAAAAAGATGTTTTGGTGACAGACGAAGACATCACGTCGTATTACGAAGACAACAAGAAAAACTTCGAGACGGAACCCAAAGTTCAGATTGACTACATCAATTTCAATCCTGAAGTCCTCGCCAAGCCCGAAAACGTCACCGACGAGGCCATAAAAACCCGATACGAAGAAAATAAAGAAGAATACAGGCATGGCGAAATGGCCAAAGCCGCTCATATTCTCTACATTCTTCCTCCCGGTGCGACCGAAGCCGATGAGCAAAAAGCTCGCGAAGAACTCAAAACGCTGTCTGAACGTCTGGCCAAAGGTGAAGACTTTGCGTCGCTCATTCCCAAAGATCAGGGAGCGGACAAACGAATTGTTGGCTCGGAGTTGGGTTGGTTCTCCAAGGGCGATATGGTCCCCGAATTCGAAGAAGCTGCCTTTGCTTTAAAACCAGGTGAGGTCAGCAAACCTGTTAAAACGCAATTCGGATTGCACATCATCAAGCTTGAGGATCTACGCCCCGCCGGAATCACTCCTTTGGAAGATGTGGCCGATGAAATCCGCCAAGATATCGCACTGAATGCCGCTGCCGATGAAATGAGCAACCTGCTTGATGCCGTGCAAGAAGATGTTGTTGTTGCCGGCTCCTCCTTGGAGAAAGCAGCTCAAGATCATGGACTCAAGGTCGAAAAAACAGAATTATTCACACAAAATCAACCTCCTGCGAACCTTGAACTGGAAGACGAAGCAGTGACGGCACTCTTCGACATGGAGCAGGGGGAAGTGACGGATTTACCCTTGGCCACGAAGAAAGGCTTCATTATCGCCGATGTCGTCAAAGTTCAGCCCGCGACCATCCCCCCGCTTGACGAAGTACGGGATGCCGTCAAAGAACAAATTCTCGAATCCAAAGGGAAAGAGTTGGCTACAGAGAAAGCCAACGCTATGGCCAAAACCATCGCTGACAGTGGCTTACCGTCCGACGAATCCGCGAAGTTAACCACTCCTCCTGCCTTTGGACGACAAGGTTTTATTTCCGGTTTGGGTGTTATGCCTGATCTGGCCAACGCGGTATTTGCCCCTGAACTCAAGGTCGGTTCTTGGCTCCCCCAAACGTACGGTACGCCGACGGGTGCTATCGTTGCTCGACTCGACGAACGCATTCCTCCGACGGAAGAACAGTGGGAAACAGCCAAAGCGCAATGGATGGAAACGCTGAGAGCTCGCAAACGCGAAGAACTCTTCACCAGCCTTATTGAATCACTGAAAGATTCAGCGAATATCGAAATGGTTAATGCAGAAGTGCTCGGGCCTCTGCCTCCATCCGTCGATACGAACGGCAATTCTTAA